The Thermostichus vulcanus str. 'Rupite' genome segment ATCTCGGTGGAAATGGCCCCATTCATCACCCCTTGCGAGCGCAGCCGCCGCGCCAGAGCGCGGGTATCCACACCGGTAATGCCCGGGATCCCGTGCTGGCGTAGGTATTCGGGCAGACTGCCGGTGGCTCGCCAAGAGCTAACCAACCGGGATACATTGCGAGCAATAACCCCCTTGGCCTGGGGCCTAGCCGACTCTTCATCCAGGTTGTTCACGCCAGTATTGCCCAATTCCGGGCAGGTAAAGGTAATCAGCTGCCCCCGGTAGCTGGGATCCGTGATCACTTCCTGGTAACCGGTCATGCCGGTGTTGAAGACCACTTCGCCAATAGCAGTGCCAGATGCACCAAATGACCACCCTGAAAAAGAGGTACCATCAGCCAGTACCAGCAGCGCCGGTCGAAGAGTCTGCCGAAGCTTTTCAAGCTTGTTTTCCTGTGCAAGTGCTGGTGAACTAGCCATGCAGCATCCAATCAATCTAAGCTTTACTGCCTGACCATAATACCTTTCTTAGCAAACCGACACTAGCTAGCTTCCTCATTATCTGTTGCACCAGCACAGGCAGGGTTGTTATCCTTACGAACTGTACCCAAAAGGGTACTGACTATGACACAACGATTTTCCCCCTGAGAATAGGTGCTGCTCACAACAAACCGACCCAAGAAACGGGCCCGACCCTCTGAGTCAAAAACAGCTCTTCCACCATTAAAGTTGTTGGCCACCGTTACATAATTATTCAATCGAACTCGCTGACAAGAAGCCGGTTCATCACACAGAGCATTTTCATCTTCAATAACAAGCGTAGGCACGTTGGGATCCGTATTATCAACAGCAACCACCCAAGCTCTACCTCGTAGAGATGCTCTCGCATTGGTGCGGGCAGTACGTAAAGCTCTCTCAACACGATTTTGTGCATCATCCAACTGGATCCGTGCCCATATGTTGATCCCAGACGGAATAGTGATCACAGCCAGAATGCCAACAATAACAATGACGGCCAAGACCTCTGTTAGCGTGAAGCCTCTTGCTCGAACAGTTCTACTCAGGCTAGACATCTTAATAGGGGCAAACATAGGTACGCACTCCCACTTGATCGAGTAGTTCAGGCTTGTCGATTAAACACGCCACGGGACAAAACCTGAGTTTGCATGGTTGTCAGATAGCGAGAGATCTGCTCTGCATCAACACTGGTTGCGTCCTGAATATATCGCCGGAAAAGGCCAGGATTTGAGCGCTCCATAGCCGTCGCAGTGATATTAATAATCACATCCTGAGGTAGATTTGCAGCGGCACTGCGGCGAACACAGACATAAAAACCCACGTCATTTTCGTTCGTATTCAGTCCACTAAAAGTTACTGATGCAGGCTTACCTCCCCCAAACGCATATCCTTGAGGGCAAGCAGGAGCCACCTGTGGACTCCCTTGACGGCTGCTAAAGATATTCGAGACTAAGGAACGTGGTACACCTCCAGTTGTACCTGCCTGATTGGCAATGGGAGTCTGATCATCCGGAACCCGAGGCCAACTCAAGAAACCGGCCTGAAAGGGATCCGGATCCTCTACAAAGAATGGGCTACGGGCAGTACAGTCTTCATTGAAAGGTTGCAACTCAAAACGAGTAATCCGGGCATTTCCCTCCCAAGGAGTTGTTGAGCCATCCGCTAAATTGCCAGCATTATTGTAGTTACGTCGTAAGTAGTAAACCACTAAGGTGTATATGTTGCGCCTACGGCGAATATTTTCCCAATCACCTACATTGTTTGGCAAGAATCCAGCAGGTGGGTTGGCAGGTAAGATTGCGCGACCCTCTCGAATGTCCTGTAGTGTTGGATCGCCTGCATAACAGGCTTGAGGAATCGGGCTAAGTTTCCAGAAAGCAACAACAGGGATGCTTCCAGCAGGTCTGCGAATCCAACCTGGATCGTAAAGCTCCTCAATTAGATCAGGGATCCCATCTCCATTAGGCTGCTCAGCATCATTATAAATATAGAGCGCTTCGGCCAAATCTTGCTGAATATACTGCATAGCTTGGGTAAGCTCTGCTTGTACCTGAGTTCGCCCGGTCTCTTCTCGATCTACCCGCATCGTTTGGATAACGATGCCACCGGTGGCAGCTAGAAAGATGGATGCCATCAATGCAGCAACCAACAACTCGATCAGAGTAAAGCCCAAAACACGCTTGAAGCTTTGGCGAAAGAGTTTACCCATGGCTCAATACCGTTGATCGTGTTGCTTGTCTTGTAGAGTTGTGTACACTCAATATCTAAAGGCTAGGAACAGGAACAGGGAAGGCATCACAGCTATTAGTTGGGTTGGCAGTAGTAGCCAAAATTCCCCGACAAACATCTCCCAAATCAGCAGCCAAGTTAATTTCTAAAATTGAGCTCGCCATCGGAAACAGCCAAACATCGGCGTTGGCTAAGTTCTGATTAGCTGAAACTGACTCAGTCCGCAACCCAGGAAGCGCTTCTCGTGTCGCTTGGTTAAAAGAAAAACGGTGGTAAACCCTTACCCCCATCAAGAATGTGCAGGGGACTCCGACAATGACAGTGTTGTTGCGTCGGTCAATACAGTCTCCACCACTGTTTCGAAAGCTTTGGATGACATACTCCTCGGGGTTGCGCCCAGGCAGCTCAATTTGGGCCAAGCGAATAGAGTAATTTCCACCATCAGTATCCATATTGGCTGGCGGTGGGGTGCTATCTAAGGGATCCGCTCCAATTCTGGGTAGCCGAGCCAGTTGAACGGGATTCTGAAAAGCACCCGGACTCGCCGCTAGCTCCAGATCAACCAGAGTCCGAATGCGATCAACCTCTGCTTGGGCGAGTTGATTGGCGACTTCAACGCGCTCTGACATGGCACGACGATAGGCCACTAAGGTGAGGGCAGGGACAAGAGCCGCCATGGCGATGGCCACAATGATCAAAGAAGCCAAGACTTCGATAAGAGAAAACCCACCCTCTTGCCACCGATGGCGAAGGAGCAGCCAATTCGTCAACCGAGCCATTGCCGGATTCTCCCTAACGACCCTTTACCCTTTATCCAATACACACCTTTACTCTAACTGTACCCACAAGTCACAGAGGCGCCATCTCATCAGTTGAATTCTCCACAACCGCCAATTTGTGCAGCACCCTCCAGGTTGACTCCTGCCTGAGCCTGTAAGGCACAGCGTAGGCGACGCACATACGGATCCTGTGGATCCAGTTCCCGCAAGAATTCTGTGCGGGTATTGGAGGGGAATTGGAAACGAGCCGACACAGGGCTGAAGCGACGGGCAATTTGCAAACCGACATCGTAGCCAAAGCGGCGGTTGGGTGGGAAGTAATAATCAAACCCAAGGACATTCGTTGGATCGGCCACCAGATTAGGCGGCTCAAAACTTCGCTGCAGGAATGGCCCGGTTGCATAGGTGCTGTAGTTCAGTTGAATCATGGATCCACTGAAGAACAGATCCTGATTCCGCCACAGCTCATTCAGGCGCAAGAAGTTGTGCATCCCACCACTGGGTTGGTTAAGCCGAGGGGGAACAATACCGCTAATGGCAACCGCATTGACCCGCGTTGACGAAGCCGGTTGCAACTGATAGTTGGTAGTTCCGTTATCATTGCGGCGTCGATTGGCAAGGGTGGCGGAGGCCAATTCTTGGAAATTGGGGATCGGTATCGGGCGGCGGGTCACTTCATCCAGAATCACGCCCAAAACTGGGTTGGTACCCGCAAAGCCAGTTGTTGCCGCATTGATGTTGAGCGTAAACGGCTCAACATTCACCCATTCCTGCTGTCCACCATCGCTGCCGTTGCGATCAACCTGAATCTGGATCGCATTCCCACTCGGCTTGACATAGAAGCAGAGCCCATTCTGAATGCTCTCTACACCTTTATCGTCGATGTAGTAACCGTCCAGATAGGTAGAGGTCGGGGTGTAGGTTTGGGCCGTAGCGTTGTTCACACGGGCATAGGGGTTCAGCACCATCTGAGGTTGTACGCCAGGGATATTCCCAAACAGAGGATCCCGATCAACAACAATATTGACGGTTGGATCTTTAGGATCAGGGACAAATTTTAGAGTGCTGGGGCGGCTGGCACCTGTATAGGCCGTGTACTTAAAGGTGGTATTGAAGTTGGGTCGGAACACTCCCGGCACCCAGAAACCTTTATCGATAGGATTAACCTCCTCTTCTCCACAGCGAATTTCTCCGCTGCTGTTGAGGAGTTGCCGCCGCAGTTGCCGCGCCCAATTATCGGTACCCGCAGCAGGAGTTCCGGGAATCTTAGCTCCAATATTCTCGGCGGGTCGGATGCCGGGTTCTTTGCTAGGATTGGCAATTTGGCTCGAAAGCAAGCCACTGGTTAAGCCATTGCGGGCGGCATAGGCTGGCTCTCCAAATACCCAATTAAAGGCAGCTTGCAAGGCTTCCGATACACTCGGCCAGTGGGGTTCTACTTTGGCAGCTTTCACTTCCAGAACAGGTGAAAGCTCCGGCTGTAGAGCAATCGTTACACCTTCGGGAACAGGAGGGACAGCGGCTACTGTATTGACACTGATGGTCTCCGGCTCCGGCTCCACTTCAATTTCCCAAACCGGGCGCAGATCAAGAGTGTTGGGCTTAACGGCTACCCGTTCTCCCAACGGTGTGTCGAAGGGGGAGTCGGGAGCAAACGTAGTAGGTCCACAGGGCTTGCCGGTGCAGGTGATCGTCTGGGTCTCGGTCTTGGTGGCCGAACAGGTGGGGCTGCTACCAGCAGCTAGAGTACCCGTTCGGGTTTGGTTGAGAGGCTGGCTGGTGCCGCAGGCAATAGTCAGGCTGTCGCAGGTAGGAGACCAAGGCCCGTACTCGTAATTGCACGTAGCTGGGCAAGTAACGGTTTGGCTTTGGCTTTCGGTATAGCTCCCTTTACAGACCGAAGTACAGGTGCGAGAACGAGTCTGGGTCACCTTGGTGCCACCATTGGCCACAGTACAGGCCGGACTCCAATCCGACCAGTTGCCACAAGTTGGGCTAGGTGGTGAGCAGGTGATGGTTTGGGTTTCAGTTTGGGTGAAGGGAGGATTGGTCGTACACAGAGGAGTGACTGTGCGGCTACGGGTTTGGGTAATCTGAGTCCCATTGCACTGCTGGGTTTGGGTACAAGCGGGCGACCAAGGCGACCAATTCCCATAAGTAAATTGAGGCTGACAGGTGACTAGTTGAGTTTGTGGTGTAGGAGGAGTACCAGGACATCCCGCAGGGAGCGTGGCCGTTTTGGTTTGGGTGATGGTGGTTGCAACACAGATTGTCGTATCACAGGCGGGTCCCCAACCAGTCCAAATGGGATCACAGTTCAGCGACGCAGCACATTTGGCTTGAACGGAGGGATCCTTGACGGTTTTGGTTTGATCCGGCTCACAGGGTTTGTTGACCGGCGGTATCGGTTTCAAATAGCGCAGATCGTAGCTTTCTGCAGATTGGCCATCGGGGTTGGTGCTAAAGCGAACAAAGGCATTCCCTCCGTTTTCGTAGGCTTGGATTTCCACTAGGTAAGGGGAGGGCTGGGATGGATCCGCACACTCCAACTCCACCCGTAAAGTCGTCTGGGCATTACCACTATCAAACCAAGACTCCACCCCGGCAGCATTCGGCCCCAAGTTCAGGAAAGTCCCACTCCCTGCTGAAGCATTTCTGAAGGTGGCTGTAGAGGCATCCCGCCGCCGAATCACAATTCTTCCGCCATCATCCGTATTCAGGTTGTAGTTCACCAATCCCGGATAACGGGGATAAAGCTCACCCACCCAGCGCACAACGAAAAAGTCATTCCCCTGGTTATTACCGCTGGGGCTTCCCCCACTTCTGCGCCGCCAGCAAGAACGCAGATGGTTGAATTGATTGGCTTCAAAGGTGAAGTCCACTACACCATTGTTGGGAGGATTATTGTTATAGGCAATGCGAGGATTGCCCAGGGGCACATAGGAGTAGCCAATATCATCGGCATCGATGACCAGGCCACCTGTCTCGGGTTCACCACAACTGGGATCCCAGAAGAAATCCCCACGATCCCGGCGATCTGGATCGGGATCCGGAGGGATGAAAGGAGCTACAGGGGGCCAAGGATTCGGAGGAGAGAGAATGGGCACCGACAGACGACAGGTGGGTAACAAGATATCAGCCAGAGAGCCGTTACAAGAAGTCAGTGCGTTGTTGTACAGTCGCCGCTTGAAGGGCGAGTTGGAGTCTATGGAACCACTACCACCAAACTGGTAGTTAAAGCCTCCCCAGCTGGGGAAAGAACCTTCACTGCGAGCAAACCCTGCCAGATTGCTGACATTGTTGATGGCATCCCGCACACAGGCCCATCTCTGCGCCGTGGTTGCTCCGCTGGCGAAGCTACAGGTGGGAGCACCTGTAGAGGCACCCACATTTTCAGGGATCCCTTGACCCGGATAAATCGGATCCGGCCAGCGCACCGAACGCAAATAGGGCAGGTTGGCCGTTCGGGCAGCTGAATCCAACGGGCCAGCATTGCCGGTGGCCGCAAAGTTCGTTCCATTGCGGTTGTACTGGTTCTGAGGACTGGAGAGCCAGCCGTTGTAGTACTCGGCCAGCAACCCAGACCCATTCGGCACAGGGCAAGGCCCAGGCGGAGCTACCATCACCCAACGGGAGGTGTCTATCACCGGGTTACCCAGGGCAGAGATGCGGGTACCGAAGGCGGCATAGCCCAGATCGGGTGCTCGCAACTGCCGCACCTGCGGCACTCCGCCTCCCGCTGTTCTGTCATCGTTGCTGGGATCCCCATCCGTATTGTCAAAGCGGGCAAAGACTGTATCTCTAGCAAACAGATCTGGCCAACCAGGCTGGTTGGTGTTGTTACCTAGGTTTTGCGCACCGCCGGTATTGTCAAAGCGAAGTACCCCTGCTCCTGCATTGTTGGGATCCGGAGCCGGCCAATTGTTGCCCCTGATCACCAGGGCTTGGTTGAGGAAGGAGGTATTGGCTCCCAAATTAGGCCCAGTGCAGCCGTAGTATTGGTTACGACGGGGAGCAGAAGCGCGTCCACTTTGATAGTCTCGATTCGCCACAAAGCTAGAACCACCCCCATTGAGGGTGCCATCCTGAATCAACCCATCGTCAATGCTGCCATCACAGAAATCTGATGAGAGGATATTCACCGAATCTCCCAAAATGTCAGCGGGCCGCCATAGATCCCCTAGAGCACGGGCAAAGTTCGCATTTTCATTTTGACGAAGCCGACCGTAGAAGTTGTTGTAGAGGCCATCTCCACCGAAAGTGAGCAAATTCGTAAATTCTTCCAGACGATTCCCATTAGCGTCTTGGTGGAGGTTAAAGTCCCCTTGAATGTAAACAGGGTTATCGGAGATAAAGGACAAACCAAATATAGCCTCGTCTGGATTTAAGCCTCCCCGCCGCAATACCGCCCCATTCCGCAGTCGGAATCCATAGGGCCGCCGATCCGGGTCGGCGTAGTAGTCCACTGGCTTTGGACTTAAGCCTGTGTTATCGGGAGGTACGTTGGATACTGGGGGATCCCAAACTGTTTGGTTATTAACCGTACCCCGACCTGGCTGTCCTGCATTCATCACGCCAGCGCTACCCAACTCCCCTCTGGCATTGTTGTTGCGCCAGGCGGTTTGGTAACCGGCAAAGTTTCCAAGAGGTGGGCGTGCAATAGCATCTTCTCGCACAGCATCTTCCCGGAAGGCATAGAAAATCCCCCCTTCCCGATTCTCTTCAATCCCAGCAGGTAACCAGGTATCGCCACCAATTAGACCGTTGGCTTGATTGTTGACGTTGTTGGTCAGTAGAGCCAAGTCCACATTCAAGGCCCGAACCGCCATTGCTTCGCGCCCATCGTAAAAAACAGAATCCTTGAAGGGCACGCGATGACACTGTGTACCAATCCGAATCAGTTCAAACTGGTTGCTGTTAGGGCCTGGCTCAATTCCCCCAGATCCAGAAGGACAAGCTTGGGGCGCATGGGGCAAGGCCCAGTTGCCAATTCCAGCTCGAGGCTGTAAAGCAACTTGGCTTAAGTCATTTACAGCTTGATATCTGACTCTGTTAGGCAAGAAGGAGTAGGCTGCGCGTCGCTCTGTCTCTAGTGGATCCGTCTCATCAAAGAAAGAAGTAGTTGAAGGAGTGATTGGGAAGATATAGCGCAGAGGCAAGTAAAAACGATGAACAGGTTCCCCAGTAGCAGAATTGGTGTCTCGCTCCCCTCTCCGGCTTGCGTCAATGTCATTCCATAGGATCTGGGCTGCCGGATCCCCTTCCTCAGCAGCAGTCTGAATACGCAGGATATTGTCTGCCAACATCCCCAGCATGCAACCTGCCGTTTGCAGAGTGGTCCGATCTGCCAAACTCAGCCCATTTAGATTGGCCGGGTCATTGTTGACAATCTCAATGGCTCGCCGCAGTTCCGAGAAGTTCCCAAAGGCAGTGATGAACGGATCCGGATGAATCCGTCCCGGCTCTTGGGTGGGAGGAAAGGCCCCTTGGGGATCCCCGGCGAAATTGGCCAAGTTGGTTAAGGCCGTCCACAGGGGAGTACCAG includes the following:
- a CDS encoding pilus assembly FimT family protein, with the translated sequence MFAPIKMSSLSRTVRARGFTLTEVLAVIVIVGILAVITIPSGINIWARIQLDDAQNRVERALRTARTNARASLRGRAWVVAVDNTDPNVPTLVIEDENALCDEPASCQRVRLNNYVTVANNFNGGRAVFDSEGRARFLGRFVVSSTYSQGENRCVIVSTLLGTVRKDNNPACAGATDNEEAS
- the hpsA gene encoding hormogonium polysaccharide biosynthesis protein HpsA → MPAPSTLLLKLTLRLLGSLKTRVSRHKIRQKGFVLPIAILIVLVLSLVTVGLLTRSTQRSVQTQVERAGQTVSRQLNAAIDRARAKIDFLIRDPRLPNSAPTDAQFSSALINDGVLVTRNDDEPYILPDENQFVITTDIQVEDPPNSGNFVNVPVRAPAWWFLVDTDNNGTDDSVTVYTILSTRRAAGNDFEDNDLTDTERARRLMIRSGPLQGSALAGCTDAPTDQTVNPNVGDWFQVGSALYKPFQVYAVTLPVQGADSTTRAISALQFQQDRRRDLLNKWGAFSRGDMEYFFTPGYNWNGAIYAGGSLFFRYGPNNLFRAFTISSEQSCFYMPADNSEIKAFGELVAGAIGYAGEEASDNLIFDAHPGLADVEPSQPYPRLNNLNFDSVQNGTTPENVALDPLELQLFGRTRNRGSYTRDPEGWATSPINVRRSPTSGPPGRVDAGGFEAGPTQVCPPYVDDVYRADNRFGPKASYDRPPITPDPNTGCDVPTFAATFNQTAGELIPGTAVNNQNESLTAENPAPGALSEVGLDGYWERRSRFEGLRVIVGQRLELTRTDTLPLPLVPPTSELTGLQPFFISNEARQRLTLRDNPAAVQATAVYHYSQNNGNFPVACLATVAHPASPDSLRRASTFPLGSQTNQLGINFFTGQGTNVWEYDPAPMQNRLTPGTPLWTALTNLANFAGDPQGAFPPTQEPGRIHPDPFITAFGNFSELRRAIEIVNNDPANLNGLSLADRTTLQTAGCMLGMLADNILRIQTAAEEGDPAAQILWNDIDASRRGERDTNSATGEPVHRFYLPLRYIFPITPSTTSFFDETDPLETERRAAYSFLPNRVRYQAVNDLSQVALQPRAGIGNWALPHAPQACPSGSGGIEPGPNSNQFELIRIGTQCHRVPFKDSVFYDGREAMAVRALNVDLALLTNNVNNQANGLIGGDTWLPAGIEENREGGIFYAFREDAVREDAIARPPLGNFAGYQTAWRNNNARGELGSAGVMNAGQPGRGTVNNQTVWDPPVSNVPPDNTGLSPKPVDYYADPDRRPYGFRLRNGAVLRRGGLNPDEAIFGLSFISDNPVYIQGDFNLHQDANGNRLEEFTNLLTFGGDGLYNNFYGRLRQNENANFARALGDLWRPADILGDSVNILSSDFCDGSIDDGLIQDGTLNGGGSSFVANRDYQSGRASAPRRNQYYGCTGPNLGANTSFLNQALVIRGNNWPAPDPNNAGAGVLRFDNTGGAQNLGNNTNQPGWPDLFARDTVFARFDNTDGDPSNDDRTAGGGVPQVRQLRAPDLGYAAFGTRISALGNPVIDTSRWVMVAPPGPCPVPNGSGLLAEYYNGWLSSPQNQYNRNGTNFAATGNAGPLDSAARTANLPYLRSVRWPDPIYPGQGIPENVGASTGAPTCSFASGATTAQRWACVRDAINNVSNLAGFARSEGSFPSWGGFNYQFGGSGSIDSNSPFKRRLYNNALTSCNGSLADILLPTCRLSVPILSPPNPWPPVAPFIPPDPDPDRRDRGDFFWDPSCGEPETGGLVIDADDIGYSYVPLGNPRIAYNNNPPNNGVVDFTFEANQFNHLRSCWRRRSGGSPSGNNQGNDFFVVRWVGELYPRYPGLVNYNLNTDDGGRIVIRRRDASTATFRNASAGSGTFLNLGPNAAGVESWFDSGNAQTTLRVELECADPSQPSPYLVEIQAYENGGNAFVRFSTNPDGQSAESYDLRYLKPIPPVNKPCEPDQTKTVKDPSVQAKCAASLNCDPIWTGWGPACDTTICVATTITQTKTATLPAGCPGTPPTPQTQLVTCQPQFTYGNWSPWSPACTQTQQCNGTQITQTRSRTVTPLCTTNPPFTQTETQTITCSPPSPTCGNWSDWSPACTVANGGTKVTQTRSRTCTSVCKGSYTESQSQTVTCPATCNYEYGPWSPTCDSLTIACGTSQPLNQTRTGTLAAGSSPTCSATKTETQTITCTGKPCGPTTFAPDSPFDTPLGERVAVKPNTLDLRPVWEIEVEPEPETISVNTVAAVPPVPEGVTIALQPELSPVLEVKAAKVEPHWPSVSEALQAAFNWVFGEPAYAARNGLTSGLLSSQIANPSKEPGIRPAENIGAKIPGTPAAGTDNWARQLRRQLLNSSGEIRCGEEEVNPIDKGFWVPGVFRPNFNTTFKYTAYTGASRPSTLKFVPDPKDPTVNIVVDRDPLFGNIPGVQPQMVLNPYARVNNATAQTYTPTSTYLDGYYIDDKGVESIQNGLCFYVKPSGNAIQIQVDRNGSDGGQQEWVNVEPFTLNINAATTGFAGTNPVLGVILDEVTRRPIPIPNFQELASATLANRRRNDNGTTNYQLQPASSTRVNAVAISGIVPPRLNQPSGGMHNFLRLNELWRNQDLFFSGSMIQLNYSTYATGPFLQRSFEPPNLVADPTNVLGFDYYFPPNRRFGYDVGLQIARRFSPVSARFQFPSNTRTEFLRELDPQDPYVRRLRCALQAQAGVNLEGAAQIGGCGEFN
- a CDS encoding type IV pilus modification PilV family protein produces the protein MARLTNWLLLRHRWQEGGFSLIEVLASLIIVAIAMAALVPALTLVAYRRAMSERVEVANQLAQAEVDRIRTLVDLELAASPGAFQNPVQLARLPRIGADPLDSTPPPANMDTDGGNYSIRLAQIELPGRNPEEYVIQSFRNSGGDCIDRRNNTVIVGVPCTFLMGVRVYHRFSFNQATREALPGLRTESVSANQNLANADVWLFPMASSILEINLAADLGDVCRGILATTANPTNSCDAFPVPVPSL
- a CDS encoding PulJ/GspJ family protein, producing the protein MGKLFRQSFKRVLGFTLIELLVAALMASIFLAATGGIVIQTMRVDREETGRTQVQAELTQAMQYIQQDLAEALYIYNDAEQPNGDGIPDLIEELYDPGWIRRPAGSIPVVAFWKLSPIPQACYAGDPTLQDIREGRAILPANPPAGFLPNNVGDWENIRRRRNIYTLVVYYLRRNYNNAGNLADGSTTPWEGNARITRFELQPFNEDCTARSPFFVEDPDPFQAGFLSWPRVPDDQTPIANQAGTTGGVPRSLVSNIFSSRQGSPQVAPACPQGYAFGGGKPASVTFSGLNTNENDVGFYVCVRRSAAANLPQDVIINITATAMERSNPGLFRRYIQDATSVDAEQISRYLTTMQTQVLSRGVFNRQA